A genomic stretch from Paraburkholderia dioscoreae includes:
- a CDS encoding PepSY-associated TM helix domain-containing protein, with protein sequence MSVPEAIDIQSPAGIDHASREPQRLDEGQLKARQQRSRRATFVKWLRKVHGWIGLWGAALGLLFGTTGFLLNHRGGPLRVSTGEPQVALLQVPLPQPAPQTPRELGKWLKHELKLAGTPGRVQKEPAHPVAWGDRSIVQPEHWQLNFASPRENTSAEYWVGNGYVTVKRSENTFLAMLTNLHKGVGLSVGWVLLIDTLAGSIILLSLTGVLLWTELNKRKTVGAVLVLGSIVAALCVGLI encoded by the coding sequence GTGAGCGTACCCGAGGCAATCGACATTCAATCGCCCGCGGGCATCGATCACGCGTCGCGTGAACCGCAGCGGCTCGACGAGGGCCAGTTGAAAGCACGGCAGCAGCGCTCGCGCCGCGCCACCTTCGTCAAATGGTTGCGCAAAGTGCATGGCTGGATCGGCCTGTGGGGCGCGGCGCTGGGTTTGCTGTTCGGCACCACGGGGTTTCTGCTGAACCATCGCGGTGGCCCGCTGCGGGTATCGACTGGCGAGCCGCAAGTCGCGCTGTTGCAGGTGCCGTTGCCGCAACCGGCGCCGCAAACGCCGCGCGAGCTCGGCAAATGGCTCAAGCACGAACTGAAACTGGCGGGCACGCCGGGGCGCGTACAGAAAGAGCCGGCGCATCCGGTCGCGTGGGGCGATCGCAGCATCGTGCAGCCGGAGCACTGGCAGCTCAACTTCGCGTCGCCTCGTGAGAACACGTCCGCCGAATATTGGGTGGGCAACGGTTATGTGACCGTCAAGCGCAGCGAGAACACCTTTCTCGCGATGCTGACGAATCTGCACAAAGGCGTCGGCTTGAGCGTCGGCTGGGTGCTGCTGATCGACACGCTGGCCGGCAGCATCATTCTGCTGTCGCTCACCGGTGTGCTGCTCTGGACGGAGCTGAATAAACGCAAGACCGTCGGTGCGGTACTGGTGCTGGGGTCGATCGTCGCCGCGTTGTGTGTCGGGTTGATATAA
- a CDS encoding nitroreductase: MTIPANAVDTALITRRSIRAFLPTPVPHADIEAILEAASRAPSGTNTQPWKVYVVTGESLARLSQALLAAYDDPQRDALYQEEYPYYPHQWVSPYIDRRRKIGWDLYGLLGITKGDKARMHEQHAQNYRFFGAPVGLFFTIDRVMERGSWLDYGMFLQAIMTAARGRGLDTCPQAAFTQFHRVIAEHLGLPPEEQLVCGMSLGFADEGALVNTLRTEREPVERFTRFLD; encoded by the coding sequence ATGACCATACCCGCTAACGCCGTCGACACCGCGCTCATCACGCGGCGTTCCATTCGGGCTTTTCTGCCCACACCGGTGCCGCACGCCGATATCGAAGCCATTCTCGAAGCCGCCAGCCGCGCGCCTTCCGGCACCAATACGCAGCCGTGGAAAGTCTACGTGGTGACGGGCGAATCGCTCGCGCGTCTTTCGCAGGCCTTGCTTGCCGCTTACGACGATCCGCAGCGCGATGCGCTGTACCAGGAAGAGTACCCGTACTACCCGCATCAATGGGTTTCACCATACATCGACCGGCGCCGCAAAATCGGCTGGGATCTGTATGGCCTGCTCGGCATCACGAAGGGCGACAAGGCGCGCATGCATGAGCAGCATGCTCAGAACTACCGCTTCTTCGGTGCACCGGTGGGCTTGTTCTTTACCATCGACCGGGTCATGGAGCGCGGCAGCTGGCTCGACTACGGCATGTTCCTGCAGGCGATCATGACGGCCGCGCGCGGCCGTGGTCTCGATACCTGTCCGCAGGCGGCGTTTACGCAGTTTCATCGGGTGATTGCGGAGCATCTCGGCTTGCCGCCCGAAGAACAACTGGTGTGCGGCATGTCGCTCGGTTTCGCCGACGAAGGCGCGCTGGTCAACACGTTGCGCACCGAGCGCGAACCGGTTGAGCGGTTCACGCGATTTCTCGATTGA
- a CDS encoding response regulator: MSRRVEEIALKEPDRFVSDALPDGFAAPSFLAGGGELGALIRAYDWTQTALGAPENWPQGLKIAIRIMLTSRQPIWIGWGDELLYFYNDPYKSIIGGKHPAALGQPTKVVWREIWTDIEPLLNTALAGAEGIFVEQKLLIMERNGFPEETYYTFSYSPIPGDDGEPGGIICANSDGTAQVIGERQLALLKELAAVSPNGRDWREACELSARALQANPQDLPFALLYAAEPGSDTLALVGACGIEPGHAGAPQTMKLDGEAPWPVVDVLDTQAPLRVGDLTQRFATALPSGPWHLPSQQAVILPVSPGSESAQTVVLVAALNPCRLFDDAYRSFLNLAAGQIGAAIGYARAYEEERRRAEALAEIDRAKTTFFSNISHEFRTPLTLMLGPLEELLAKPQLAAGGDQARLGSDIEDRALIEITHRNGLRLLKLVNALLDFSRIEAGRMQIHMQPTDVASFTAELASLFQSAIEAAGLRLEVEIPAAPVVAQLDREMWEKVVMNLLSNAYKFTFFGTIRVAVRVLAGVGVEVSVTDSGIGIAEEEVPRLFERFHRVAGAPGRSVEGSGIGLAMVQELVKLHGGAVRVDSVPGEGACFTVSLPHGAVPVQPDEEAVHAAMSKHARTYVDAALRWSPENEIVADAPAGATPAGAAPPVVASVAAARLLVVDDNADLREYMSRILRAAGHDVRLATDGQAALEAARQERPDLVLSDVMMPRLDGFGLLRALRADPELRDTPVLMLSARAGEEARVDGIEHGADDYLTKPFSARELLARVSGNLQLARLRRETETKLREESRTLEILNRVGSTVAAELDLNRAVQIVTDAATELTGAAFGSFFYNVLDDKGGSYMLYTLSGVPKETFEQFPMPRNTAVFAPTFMGEGIVRVSDITQDPRYGHNAPHRGMPEGHLKVRSYLAAPVQSRSGEVVGGLFFGHPEPGVFTERAERIVAGIAAQAAIAIDNARLYRAAQTEIAERTKAQSALRDLNETLERRVIETVADRDRLWELSEDLLVVADIEGRLQRVSPSWSNALGHNTHWLMSRSYVDLVHPDDVEVVRTHLAELRRTGVPVRYENRFRRIDGTWRWVAWTLALDPDTARIHGVGRDVTADKETTEALRHAEEALRMAQKMEAIGKLTGGVAHDFNNLLQVIGGNLQLLAKDVAGSEKPEQRVRNALAGVARGANLASQLLAFGRRQPLAPKVVNLGRFVRGLDDMLRRALGDGVEIETIVSGGLWNTLVDPFQVENALLNLAINARDAMNGHGKLTIEAGNAALDDAYAKRNAEVTPGQYVMLAVTDTGAGMPPEVRERVFEPFFTTKPEGQGTGLGLSMVYGFVKQSGGHVKIYSEEGHGTTIRIYLPRVRQQEDLETNIDAGPAKGGTETVLVVEDDEEVRTTVVEMLSDLGYRVLKAKDAQSALAIVESGVPIDVLFTDVVMPGPLRSTELARKARERLPAIAVLFTSGYTDNAIVHSGRLDEGIELLSKPYTHEALARKIRYVLQTQNPQAAEIAEAGQHLLEIDPLAVPDSAGSVAAQPRLRILLVEDDELIRASTAELLRMFDFDILEAEGEHDAKQILSEHAISVMLTDVGLAGKSGVDLALEVCAVRPDLRVIFLTGYDLVLTPAQRKVLPHAILLRKPYDLLDLIDALKTPLR, encoded by the coding sequence ATGAGCCGTCGCGTCGAGGAGATCGCGTTGAAAGAGCCGGACCGCTTCGTGTCGGATGCATTGCCCGACGGCTTTGCCGCGCCGTCCTTCCTCGCCGGCGGCGGCGAGCTGGGTGCGCTCATCCGCGCTTACGACTGGACGCAGACTGCGCTTGGCGCGCCCGAGAACTGGCCGCAAGGGCTGAAGATCGCGATCCGTATCATGCTCACGTCGCGCCAGCCGATCTGGATTGGCTGGGGCGACGAGCTGCTCTATTTTTACAACGACCCATATAAATCGATCATCGGCGGCAAGCATCCGGCCGCGCTCGGCCAGCCGACCAAAGTCGTGTGGCGCGAAATCTGGACCGATATCGAGCCGCTTCTGAACACCGCGCTGGCGGGCGCCGAAGGCATCTTCGTCGAACAGAAGCTGCTCATCATGGAGCGCAACGGCTTTCCCGAGGAGACGTATTACACCTTCTCGTACAGCCCGATTCCCGGCGACGACGGCGAACCCGGCGGCATCATCTGCGCCAACAGCGACGGCACGGCGCAGGTGATCGGCGAACGGCAACTGGCGTTGCTGAAGGAACTGGCGGCGGTCAGCCCGAACGGCCGCGACTGGCGCGAGGCTTGCGAACTCAGCGCGCGCGCCTTGCAGGCTAACCCGCAAGACCTTCCGTTCGCCCTGTTATATGCCGCCGAGCCGGGCAGCGACACGCTCGCGCTGGTCGGCGCGTGCGGCATCGAGCCGGGCCACGCGGGGGCGCCGCAAACCATGAAGCTCGACGGCGAGGCGCCTTGGCCCGTCGTCGACGTGCTCGATACGCAAGCGCCGCTGCGGGTGGGCGATCTGACACAGCGGTTCGCCACCGCGTTGCCGAGCGGTCCGTGGCATCTCCCGTCGCAGCAGGCGGTTATCCTGCCGGTGTCGCCCGGCAGCGAGTCGGCGCAAACGGTGGTTCTGGTCGCTGCGCTGAATCCTTGCCGTCTTTTCGACGACGCCTATCGCAGTTTCCTGAACCTGGCCGCCGGTCAGATCGGCGCGGCGATCGGCTACGCGCGGGCGTACGAGGAGGAGCGGCGGCGCGCGGAAGCGCTAGCCGAAATCGACCGCGCGAAAACCACGTTCTTCTCCAACATCAGCCACGAATTCCGTACGCCGTTGACGCTGATGCTCGGCCCACTCGAAGAACTGCTCGCCAAGCCGCAGCTTGCCGCAGGCGGCGACCAGGCGCGGCTAGGCAGCGACATCGAGGACCGCGCGCTGATCGAGATCACGCATCGCAACGGCTTGCGGCTGCTGAAGCTCGTCAACGCGCTGCTGGACTTCTCGCGCATCGAGGCGGGACGCATGCAGATTCACATGCAACCCACCGATGTCGCATCGTTCACGGCCGAACTCGCGTCGCTGTTCCAGTCCGCGATCGAAGCGGCCGGCCTGCGCCTCGAAGTGGAGATTCCGGCCGCGCCCGTGGTCGCGCAGCTCGACCGCGAGATGTGGGAAAAGGTCGTGATGAACCTGCTGTCGAACGCGTACAAGTTCACGTTCTTCGGCACGATTCGCGTCGCGGTTCGCGTGCTTGCCGGCGTTGGCGTCGAGGTCAGTGTGACGGATAGCGGCATCGGTATTGCCGAGGAAGAAGTGCCGCGCCTCTTCGAACGCTTTCATCGCGTGGCGGGCGCGCCGGGACGCTCGGTCGAAGGCAGCGGCATTGGGCTCGCAATGGTGCAGGAACTGGTCAAACTCCACGGCGGCGCGGTGCGGGTGGACAGTGTGCCCGGCGAAGGCGCGTGCTTCACCGTCTCGCTGCCGCACGGCGCCGTGCCGGTCCAACCTGATGAAGAAGCCGTGCATGCCGCCATGAGCAAGCACGCGCGCACCTATGTCGATGCGGCGTTGCGCTGGAGTCCCGAGAACGAGATCGTCGCCGACGCGCCGGCTGGCGCGACACCGGCTGGCGCGGCGCCGCCCGTGGTTGCGTCAGTCGCCGCCGCGCGGCTGCTGGTCGTCGACGACAACGCGGATCTGCGCGAGTACATGAGCCGTATCCTGCGCGCGGCGGGCCACGACGTGCGGCTTGCCACCGACGGGCAGGCCGCGCTCGAAGCCGCGCGGCAGGAGCGCCCCGATCTCGTGCTCTCCGACGTGATGATGCCGCGCCTCGACGGCTTCGGCCTGCTGCGCGCGTTGCGCGCCGATCCGGAGTTGCGCGACACGCCGGTGCTGATGCTGTCCGCCCGCGCGGGTGAGGAAGCGCGCGTGGACGGCATCGAGCACGGCGCCGACGACTATCTGACCAAGCCCTTCTCGGCGCGCGAACTGCTGGCCCGCGTGTCGGGCAACCTGCAACTCGCGCGCCTGCGCCGCGAGACCGAGACGAAGCTGCGCGAAGAATCGCGCACGCTGGAGATTCTCAATCGCGTCGGCTCGACGGTGGCCGCCGAACTCGATCTGAACCGCGCGGTGCAGATCGTAACCGACGCGGCCACCGAACTGACCGGCGCCGCGTTCGGTTCGTTCTTCTATAACGTGCTCGACGATAAGGGCGGCAGCTACATGCTTTACACGCTGTCCGGCGTGCCGAAGGAAACCTTCGAGCAGTTTCCGATGCCGCGCAACACGGCGGTGTTCGCGCCTACGTTCATGGGCGAAGGCATCGTTCGTGTCAGCGACATCACGCAGGATCCGCGCTATGGCCACAACGCGCCGCATCGTGGCATGCCGGAGGGTCATCTGAAGGTGCGCAGCTATCTGGCCGCGCCCGTGCAGTCGCGCAGCGGTGAAGTGGTCGGAGGGCTGTTCTTCGGTCATCCCGAGCCCGGCGTGTTTACCGAACGCGCTGAGCGGATCGTGGCCGGCATCGCCGCGCAGGCGGCCATTGCCATCGACAATGCGCGTTTGTACCGGGCCGCGCAAACCGAAATCGCCGAGCGCACCAAGGCGCAAAGCGCGCTGCGCGATCTGAACGAAACGCTGGAGCGCCGCGTGATCGAGACGGTGGCGGACCGCGACCGTCTGTGGGAGTTGAGCGAGGATCTGCTGGTGGTGGCCGATATCGAAGGCCGCTTGCAGCGCGTGAGTCCGTCATGGAGCAATGCGCTCGGTCACAATACGCATTGGCTGATGTCGCGTTCCTATGTCGATCTGGTTCACCCGGATGACGTAGAGGTGGTCCGCACCCATCTGGCCGAACTGCGGCGCACGGGCGTGCCGGTGCGTTATGAAAACCGCTTCAGGCGGATCGACGGCACGTGGCGCTGGGTTGCGTGGACGCTCGCGCTCGATCCCGACACGGCGCGCATTCACGGCGTGGGCCGCGACGTCACCGCCGACAAGGAAACCACCGAGGCCTTGCGGCACGCCGAAGAAGCGCTGCGCATGGCGCAGAAGATGGAAGCGATCGGCAAGCTTACGGGCGGCGTTGCGCACGACTTCAACAACTTGTTGCAGGTGATAGGCGGCAATCTGCAACTGCTGGCGAAAGACGTCGCCGGTTCCGAGAAGCCCGAGCAGCGCGTGCGCAATGCGCTCGCAGGCGTGGCCCGCGGAGCTAACCTCGCCTCGCAACTGCTGGCGTTCGGGCGGCGTCAGCCGCTGGCGCCGAAGGTCGTCAATCTCGGCCGCTTCGTGCGCGGACTCGACGACATGCTCAGACGCGCGCTTGGCGACGGCGTCGAAATCGAAACGATCGTGTCGGGCGGCTTGTGGAATACGCTGGTCGATCCGTTCCAGGTCGAGAACGCGCTGCTGAATCTGGCGATCAACGCGCGCGACGCCATGAACGGCCACGGCAAGCTCACCATCGAAGCCGGCAACGCTGCGCTCGACGACGCCTACGCCAAGCGCAACGCCGAGGTCACGCCGGGCCAGTACGTGATGCTGGCGGTCACCGACACGGGTGCCGGGATGCCGCCGGAAGTGCGCGAGCGCGTGTTCGAGCCGTTCTTTACGACCAAGCCCGAAGGTCAGGGCACGGGCCTCGGCTTGAGCATGGTGTATGGCTTCGTCAAACAGTCCGGCGGCCATGTGAAGATCTACAGCGAAGAGGGTCACGGCACGACGATTCGCATCTATCTGCCACGGGTGCGCCAGCAGGAAGACCTCGAAACGAATATCGACGCCGGTCCTGCCAAGGGCGGCACGGAAACCGTTCTGGTGGTCGAGGACGACGAGGAAGTGCGCACGACGGTGGTCGAAATGCTTTCCGATCTCGGCTACCGTGTGCTGAAAGCGAAAGACGCGCAAAGCGCGCTCGCGATCGTCGAAAGCGGTGTGCCGATCGACGTGCTGTTCACCGACGTGGTGATGCCTGGTCCGCTACGCAGCACCGAACTCGCTCGCAAGGCGCGCGAACGGTTGCCGGCGATCGCGGTGCTGTTCACGTCGGGCTATACGGATAACGCGATCGTGCATTCCGGGCGGCTCGACGAGGGCATCGAATTGCTCAGCAAGCCCTACACGCACGAAGCGTTGGCGCGCAAAATTCGCTACGTGCTGCAAACGCAGAATCCGCAGGCGGCTGAAATCGCCGAGGCCGGGCAGCATCTTCTAGAGATCGATCCGCTGGCTGTACCGGATAGCGCCGGCAGCGTCGCCGCTCAGCCGCGGCTGCGGATTCTACTGGTGGAGGATGACGAGCTGATTCGCGCAAGCACCGCCGAATTGCTGCGCATGTTCGACTTCGACATTCTGGAGGCCGAAGGGGAGCATGACGCGAAGCAGATTCTGAGCGAGCATGCGATCAGCGTGATGCTGACCGACGTGGGGCTGGCGGGTAAGTCGGGTGTGGATCTCGCGCTGGAGGTATGTGCCGTGCGACCCGATCTGCGCGTGATCTTTCTGACCGGCTACGACCTCGTGCTGACGCCGGCGCAGCGCAAGGTCTTGCCGCACGCTATCCTGCTGCGCAAGCCGTACGATCTGCTCGATCTCATCGACGCGCTGAAAACGCCGCTGCGCTAG
- a CDS encoding high-potential iron-sulfur protein has protein sequence MKTSRRHFLLLGVSAGSALALARTAFAEPANTLSESDPKAQAVGYKEDASKVDKAKFSGYAAGQTCGNCSLFQGKATDAYGGCTLFGDKQVAARGWCSSYSNM, from the coding sequence ATGAAAACATCGCGCCGCCATTTTCTGCTGCTGGGCGTGAGCGCGGGCTCAGCGCTCGCACTCGCCCGTACTGCCTTCGCCGAGCCTGCGAACACGCTCAGCGAAAGCGATCCGAAGGCGCAAGCCGTCGGCTATAAGGAGGACGCTTCCAAGGTCGACAAAGCGAAATTCTCCGGCTACGCCGCCGGACAAACCTGCGGTAACTGCTCGCTGTTCCAGGGTAAAGCCACGGACGCATACGGCGGTTGCACGCTGTTCGGCGACAAGCAGGTCGCCGCGCGCGGCTGGTGCAGTTCGTATTCGAATATGTGA
- a CDS encoding GNAT family N-acetyltransferase: MSVQEPAFTLRPALDTDEAFLFDLRKATMTEHLARVGEPSDDIEHRARLLHRYDTARVICIDGEPAGLLKAHRTEAEWVVVQLQITPSLQGRGIGERALQSVLRAAQADALPVTLKVLKGNPAQRLYERLGFEIVGEDDRQFYMSRAPRASTEIEAE, translated from the coding sequence ATGTCCGTTCAAGAACCTGCTTTCACCCTGCGCCCGGCACTCGACACGGACGAGGCCTTCCTGTTCGATCTGCGCAAGGCGACCATGACGGAGCACCTGGCGCGCGTCGGCGAACCATCGGACGATATCGAGCATCGCGCGCGTCTGCTGCATCGTTATGACACGGCGCGCGTGATTTGCATCGACGGCGAGCCGGCCGGTTTGCTCAAAGCGCATCGCACGGAAGCAGAATGGGTCGTCGTGCAATTGCAGATCACGCCATCGCTTCAAGGGCGCGGCATCGGCGAACGCGCGCTGCAATCGGTGTTGCGCGCCGCGCAAGCCGACGCGTTGCCAGTCACCCTCAAGGTGCTCAAAGGCAATCCCGCGCAGCGCCTGTACGAACGGCTCGGCTTCGAGATCGTCGGCGAAGATGACAGACAGTTTTACATGAGCCGCGCGCCACGCGCGTCGACGGAAATTGAAGCAGAATGA
- a CDS encoding TonB-dependent receptor, with translation MFNHTPLATALALAFAVPFATPAVAQTAPQSASQPSTANANSTATTTADSGTLPAIGVSAQAEQQDFQAERSTVGAKTPTALRDIPQTVTVINKAVLQSQGATSFQDALRNAPGVTIGAAEGGQIGNNINLRGFTAQNDIYLDGFRDRNQYYRDTFDLEELEVLYGPSSMLFGRGSTGGVINQVSKKANLKDSAEVTGMIGTDDKYRSTIDVNHKLTDTSAIRLNAFGQSLGSTRDEMKNKDYGIAPEVRFGIGTPTEVTISALIQHNYDMPDYGVQALNGHPSPVPKNTFYGLTTDRTIQDVQTVTAAVKHKFSDNLILTNQTQFSHSMTDARETAPQSVLTGPLATSPALSNGNFTKLSPSQLFIKLQSHDRVIENHSLYNDTMLEYKFVTGPIKHDLIAGVDLGHDSYSNQAYTRNNLPVVSMVNPAYLSSPAGVTTTVGNYADSGSNEIGAYLNDTVSIGRQWKVIGGLRWDRFQAQIHNSISAPGYATQTNFFTSVRAGVIYQPTDWQSYYVSYGTSFNPSLEALTVTNLTQNLAPESTRSYEVGGKWDLLGGNLSVTSSFFREEKTNARTQVSPTEYELDGDVRVDGFQAGVTGHITDKWQVFGGYTYMDAVILSARDGTQGHVPANTPRNTLTFWTTYALTPHWEIGGGPTYMSPRYASNTNYVQVPGYTRWDATAAYHAKKYDVRLNLLNLTNKQYYDALIPSDGGRSVPGIGRTLLATFDYRF, from the coding sequence ATGTTCAACCACACGCCGCTTGCGACTGCGTTAGCGCTAGCCTTTGCCGTTCCCTTTGCGACTCCGGCGGTCGCGCAGACTGCTCCGCAATCCGCGTCGCAGCCGTCAACCGCGAATGCAAATTCAACCGCGACGACTACCGCCGACAGCGGTACCTTGCCGGCCATCGGTGTCTCGGCGCAGGCAGAACAACAGGACTTCCAGGCAGAGCGTTCCACGGTCGGCGCAAAGACGCCCACGGCGTTGCGCGATATTCCGCAGACAGTCACCGTCATCAACAAGGCTGTATTGCAATCGCAAGGCGCCACCTCGTTCCAGGACGCGTTGCGCAACGCGCCCGGCGTGACCATCGGCGCGGCCGAAGGCGGCCAGATCGGCAACAACATCAACCTGCGCGGCTTCACCGCACAGAACGACATCTATCTGGACGGTTTCCGCGATCGTAACCAGTACTATCGCGACACGTTCGACCTGGAAGAACTCGAAGTGCTGTACGGTCCGTCGTCGATGCTGTTCGGCCGCGGTTCGACGGGTGGCGTGATCAACCAGGTGAGCAAGAAGGCGAACCTGAAGGACTCCGCGGAAGTCACCGGCATGATCGGCACCGACGATAAATATCGCAGCACCATCGACGTGAACCACAAGCTGACGGATACGTCGGCGATTCGCCTGAACGCATTCGGCCAGAGCCTGGGTTCGACGCGCGATGAGATGAAAAACAAGGATTACGGCATCGCGCCGGAAGTGCGCTTCGGGATCGGCACACCGACCGAAGTCACGATCTCCGCGCTGATCCAGCACAACTACGACATGCCCGACTACGGCGTGCAGGCCTTGAACGGCCACCCGTCGCCGGTGCCGAAGAATACGTTCTACGGCTTGACCACCGACCGCACGATCCAGGACGTGCAGACGGTCACCGCCGCGGTCAAGCACAAGTTCTCGGACAACCTGATCCTGACCAACCAGACGCAGTTCTCACACTCGATGACCGACGCGCGCGAAACCGCCCCGCAATCGGTGTTGACGGGGCCGCTCGCCACCAGTCCCGCGTTGAGCAACGGCAATTTCACGAAGCTCTCGCCTTCGCAACTGTTCATCAAGTTGCAAAGCCACGACCGGGTGATCGAGAACCACTCGTTGTACAACGACACGATGCTCGAATACAAGTTCGTCACCGGCCCGATCAAGCACGACCTGATCGCCGGTGTCGATCTCGGTCACGACAGCTATTCGAATCAGGCGTACACGCGTAACAACCTGCCGGTCGTTTCGATGGTGAATCCGGCGTATCTGTCGTCGCCCGCGGGTGTGACGACGACGGTCGGCAACTACGCGGACTCCGGATCGAACGAAATCGGTGCGTACCTGAACGACACCGTTTCGATCGGCCGGCAGTGGAAGGTGATTGGCGGTTTGCGCTGGGATCGCTTCCAGGCGCAGATTCACAACTCGATCAGCGCGCCGGGCTACGCGACCCAAACCAACTTCTTCACCAGCGTGCGCGCTGGCGTGATTTATCAGCCGACCGACTGGCAGTCGTACTACGTGTCGTACGGCACGTCGTTCAATCCGTCGCTCGAAGCGCTGACAGTGACCAATCTCACGCAGAACCTTGCGCCCGAGTCGACCAGGTCGTACGAAGTCGGCGGGAAATGGGATCTGCTCGGCGGCAATCTCTCGGTGACGTCGTCGTTCTTCCGCGAAGAAAAGACCAACGCGCGAACGCAGGTTTCGCCGACCGAATACGAGCTCGACGGCGACGTCCGTGTCGACGGCTTCCAGGCCGGCGTGACGGGCCACATTACCGACAAGTGGCAGGTGTTCGGCGGCTACACGTACATGGACGCCGTCATCCTGAGCGCGCGCGACGGCACGCAGGGTCACGTGCCGGCCAACACGCCGCGCAATACGCTGACGTTCTGGACCACTTATGCGCTCACGCCGCATTGGGAAATCGGCGGTGGCCCGACCTATATGTCGCCGCGCTATGCGTCGAACACGAACTACGTGCAGGTGCCGGGCTACACGCGCTGGGATGCGACCGCCGCGTATCACGCGAAGAAATACGACGTCCGCCTGAACCTGCTGAACCTGACCAACAAGCAGTACTACGACGCGCTGATTCCGTCGGACGGTGGCCGTTCCGTGCCGGGTATCGGACGCACGTTGCTGGCGACGTTCGACTACCGCTTCTGA
- a CDS encoding DUF1488 family protein yields the protein MEIIELEPSVSADGRAVIFQLSTRGRDLECAVTREALEQHFWLQRDAGEERVLKTFADGRKRITAVAERKMLARPGEKVLLTIADFAARG from the coding sequence ATGGAGATTATCGAGCTCGAACCAAGCGTCTCGGCAGACGGACGCGCGGTGATTTTCCAGCTTTCGACGCGAGGACGGGATCTCGAGTGCGCCGTCACGCGTGAGGCATTGGAACAGCATTTCTGGTTGCAACGCGACGCCGGCGAGGAACGCGTCTTGAAGACGTTCGCGGACGGACGCAAGCGCATTACCGCCGTGGCGGAAAGAAAAATGCTGGCACGTCCGGGCGAAAAAGTGCTGCTGACGATCGCCGATTTTGCCGCCCGGGGTTGA
- a CDS encoding DOPA 4,5-dioxygenase family protein, with product MTFRDTSAIASWHAHVYFDASSRDAAWTLREQIEARWSGKLQLGRFHERPVGPHPMWSYQLAFTQEQFADLVGWLTLNHGALDIFLHPNTGDALRDHRDAAVWIGHSHELVLSALN from the coding sequence ATGACCTTTCGCGACACCTCCGCCATCGCAAGCTGGCATGCCCACGTGTATTTCGATGCGAGCAGCCGCGACGCCGCCTGGACCTTGCGTGAGCAGATCGAAGCGCGCTGGAGCGGCAAACTGCAACTGGGCCGCTTTCATGAGCGCCCGGTGGGACCGCATCCCATGTGGTCGTATCAGCTCGCGTTCACGCAGGAGCAGTTCGCCGACCTGGTGGGCTGGCTCACGCTGAATCACGGCGCACTGGATATCTTCCTGCACCCGAATACCGGCGACGCGCTCCGCGATCACCGCGACGCAGCCGTATGGATCGGCCATTCACACGAACTGGTACTGAGCGCGCTGAACTGA
- a CDS encoding Fe2+-dependent dioxygenase: MLLHIPNVLNAEQLRIVRERLDTAGDAWVDGRATAGYQGAPVKRNQQIAEHTPIARELGDVILASIERNPLFISSVLPNQVYPPLFNRYEGGMQFGSHVDGAVRVLPNGVKLRTDVSVTLFISDPADYDGGELVIEDTYGVQQVKLPAGDMIVYPATSLHQVTPVTRGVRVASFFWVQSLVRSDTQRAMLFDMDTAIQRLNATNADDAARRSLVGIYHNLLRTWSEP; this comes from the coding sequence ATGTTGCTGCATATCCCGAATGTACTGAATGCCGAGCAGTTGCGTATCGTGCGCGAGCGGCTCGACACGGCCGGCGACGCGTGGGTCGACGGCCGCGCAACCGCCGGCTATCAGGGTGCACCAGTCAAGCGTAATCAGCAGATCGCCGAGCACACGCCGATTGCGCGCGAGCTCGGCGACGTGATTCTCGCGTCGATCGAGCGCAACCCGCTGTTCATCAGTTCGGTGTTGCCGAACCAGGTGTACCCGCCGCTCTTCAATCGTTACGAAGGCGGCATGCAGTTCGGCAGTCACGTCGACGGCGCAGTGCGCGTGCTGCCCAACGGCGTGAAGCTGCGCACCGACGTCTCGGTGACGCTGTTCATTTCCGACCCCGCGGACTACGACGGCGGCGAACTCGTGATCGAAGACACGTACGGCGTGCAGCAGGTCAAACTGCCGGCCGGTGACATGATCGTCTATCCGGCGACGAGTCTCCATCAGGTCACGCCGGTCACGCGCGGTGTGCGGGTCGCCAGTTTCTTCTGGGTGCAAAGCCTGGTGCGCAGCGACACGCAGCGCGCCATGCTGTTCGACATGGACACGGCCATTCAAAGGCTGAATGCCACCAACGCCGACGACGCCGCGCGCCGCAGCCTCGTCGGCATCTATCACAATCTGTTGCGTACCTGGAGTGAACCGTGA